Proteins from a genomic interval of Bacteroidota bacterium:
- a CDS encoding site-specific integrase, with amino-acid sequence MKPTDFSKYLTDYLTRYLSHERGSSSNTIIAYRDTFVLFITFMNQVKNIKAEKLLMKLITKATVVEFLDWLQSERKCSDTTRNLRLAALHSFFRYVQYQNPDNLFEYQEIMSIKVKKAKKITINYLTVDGIKLLLEQPCVTTKRGRRDLALLSLMYDTGARVQELIDLTSSAVHLDKPYTIQITGKGNKTRIVPLLEEQVKILRNYLTEFGLLKPQTRSYPLFSNSRHEKLTRPGVTHILLKYADKARKRDPKLMPGKLSCHSLRHSKAMHLLQAGVNLIYIRDILGHVSVQTTEIYARADSKQKREALEKAYVDVSPKEEPVWENNENLLSWLKSF; translated from the coding sequence ATGAAGCCGACTGATTTTTCTAAATATCTGACAGACTACCTCACAAGATATCTGTCTCACGAACGAGGTTCCAGTTCCAATACGATTATAGCCTATAGAGACACTTTTGTCCTTTTTATAACCTTTATGAATCAAGTAAAGAACATAAAGGCTGAGAAACTATTAATGAAATTAATAACTAAAGCTACAGTTGTTGAGTTCCTGGATTGGCTACAGTCGGAAAGGAAATGCAGTGATACAACGAGAAACCTGCGACTTGCAGCGTTACATTCCTTCTTCAGATACGTTCAATACCAGAATCCAGACAACTTGTTCGAATATCAGGAGATAATGTCTATCAAAGTGAAGAAAGCCAAGAAAATAACGATAAATTATCTCACTGTAGACGGCATTAAGTTACTCCTTGAACAACCATGTGTAACCACAAAAAGAGGGCGCCGGGATCTTGCATTATTATCTCTAATGTACGATACTGGAGCACGAGTGCAAGAACTGATAGACCTAACTTCCTCGGCAGTCCATCTTGACAAGCCTTATACTATACAAATTACTGGAAAAGGTAATAAAACCCGAATTGTTCCTCTGTTGGAGGAACAAGTAAAAATATTACGGAATTACTTGACCGAATTTGGTCTGCTCAAGCCACAGACAAGATCATATCCTTTGTTTTCCAATAGTCGACATGAGAAGTTGACGCGTCCTGGTGTCACTCATATATTGTTAAAATATGCAGATAAAGCGCGAAAAAGGGATCCAAAGCTTATGCCGGGCAAATTAAGTTGCCATTCTTTGCGCCACTCAAAAGCTATGCATCTGCTACAGGCTGGTGTGAATCTGATATATATAAGGGACATTCTTGGACATGTATCTGTTCAAACGACTGAAATTTATGCCAGGGCTGACTCAAAACAGAAGCGGGAGGCACTTGAAAAGGCATATGTTGATGTTTCTCCTAAGGAAGAACCGGTTTGGGAAAACAATGAGAACCTGCTTAGTTGGTTGAAGAGTTTTTAA
- the tnpA gene encoding IS200/IS605 family transposase yields the protein MSESEYIHKSHNVSVLLYHFVCPAKYRRVVFSKAVDQTLKEICLEIEKRYEVHFLEIGTDKDHVHFLVQSVPRMSAMTIITMLKSITAKEIFKRHPEVKTKLWGGEFWTDGYFVNTVSKFGDETSISEYVRDQGLEKDYTVLHKSKQLALV from the coding sequence ATGAGTGAAAGCGAATACATACATAAATCGCATAATGTAAGTGTACTGTTGTATCATTTTGTATGTCCTGCCAAATATAGAAGAGTAGTGTTCAGCAAAGCAGTTGATCAAACCTTGAAGGAGATTTGCTTGGAGATAGAGAAAAGGTATGAGGTTCATTTTTTGGAGATAGGCACAGACAAAGATCATGTACATTTTTTGGTTCAATCGGTACCCAGAATGAGTGCAATGACAATTATCACGATGTTGAAGAGCATCACGGCGAAGGAAATATTCAAAAGGCACCCGGAAGTGAAAACCAAACTTTGGGGAGGGGAATTTTGGACCGATGGATATTTTGTCAATACGGTAAGCAAATTTGGAGATGAGACAAGTATTTCGGAATACGTTCGTGATCAAGGGCTGGAAAAGGATTATACAGTTCTGCATAAGAGTAAACAGTTAGCATTGGTTTAA
- a CDS encoding helix-turn-helix domain-containing protein, producing MNTIQITDLSVNELRAIISETLKEGLKEQLPSPEPPQPRYLTRKEAAKLLQISLVTLHNWSIKGILKGYRINSRIRYKSEDIQAALKEIHSLKYRRD from the coding sequence ATGAATACAATTCAAATTACGGATTTATCTGTTAATGAACTCCGGGCGATCATTTCCGAAACCTTAAAAGAGGGATTAAAGGAACAGCTCCCTTCTCCCGAACCTCCACAACCTCGGTATCTTACTCGAAAAGAAGCAGCAAAACTTTTACAAATATCACTGGTCACCCTCCATAACTGGTCAATTAAGGGAATTCTAAAGGGGTATCGGATAAATTCCAGGATCAGATATAAATCTGAAGACATTCAGGCAGCACTCAAAGAAATCCATTCGTTAAAATACCGGCGTGATTAA
- a CDS encoding T9SS type A sorting domain-containing protein, with protein MKKFTIIIFLVFAMMITQAQDYLISFAGAGATTGVSTVKVDNLISGATLTLNGGDILHLIPASGIGTPDNVNGALQIYPNPMAEQSILTFVAPENGNAVICIVDLSGRTVYQISILLSPGAHSFRVSGISQGMYFVKVTGENYNYSTKLISQSNLQSEAGIEYVTSVKNTTGNQLKSTTATVDMPYTDGDQLLFKGISGIYSTIVTDVPVSSKTITFNFVACTDYDNNNYTVVQVDTQTWMAENLKVTHYRNGEEIPNVTSGGGWYDLTTGALCWYNNDEASYKILYGALYNWYALTDSRNLCPTDWHSPTDAEWTTLSTYLGGQYAAGGKMKETGTTHWNTPNFGATNSSGFTALPGGFRSSIGGFTSLGNSIIFWSSTEYGSGNAWSYHLGYDNGFAIRLYDNDQSGYSVRCVKD; from the coding sequence ATGAAAAAATTTACCATTATCATTTTCTTAGTGTTTGCTATGATGATAACTCAGGCACAGGACTATCTGATTAGTTTTGCAGGTGCAGGCGCCACTACCGGGGTAAGCACCGTAAAAGTCGATAACTTAATAAGCGGAGCTACTCTTACCTTAAATGGGGGAGATATTTTACATTTAATCCCGGCATCGGGAATTGGTACCCCGGATAATGTTAATGGAGCTTTGCAGATTTATCCCAATCCAATGGCAGAGCAGTCAATTTTGACATTTGTTGCACCAGAAAACGGCAATGCGGTTATTTGCATTGTTGATTTATCCGGAAGAACTGTTTATCAAATCAGCATATTGCTTTCACCCGGAGCACACAGTTTTCGTGTTTCCGGTATTAGCCAGGGTATGTATTTTGTGAAAGTTACCGGTGAAAACTATAACTATTCCACAAAACTGATAAGTCAAAGCAACCTGCAAAGCGAAGCTGGAATTGAGTATGTTACTTCTGTTAAGAATACCACGGGTAACCAGTTGAAAAGCACTACAGCAACGGTTGATATGCCATACACTGATGGCGATCAGTTACTTTTCAAAGGCATTTCGGGAATATACAGCACCATAGTTACCGATGTGCCTGTGAGCAGTAAAACAATAACTTTCAATTTTGTAGCATGTACAGATTACGATAACAACAATTATACAGTAGTCCAGGTAGATACACAAACATGGATGGCCGAAAACCTGAAAGTAACCCACTACCGCAATGGTGAAGAGATTCCCAACGTAACATCCGGGGGGGGCTGGTACGATCTTACTACCGGGGCATTATGCTGGTACAATAACGATGAGGCCTCATATAAAATCCTGTACGGCGCCCTGTACAACTGGTATGCCTTGACTGACAGCCGCAATCTTTGCCCCACAGACTGGCATAGCCCAACTGATGCTGAATGGACCACGCTCTCGACATATCTTGGAGGACAATATGCAGCCGGAGGGAAGATGAAAGAAACAGGAACCACCCACTGGAATACACCCAATTTTGGAGCAACAAATAGCAGCGGTTTTACAGCTCTTCCGGGAGGATTTCGGAGCAGCATTGGGGGATTCACCAGTTTGGGCAACAGCATCATCTTCTGGTCTTCGACGGAGTACGGGTCAGGGAACGCATGGAGCTACCACCTGGGCTACGATAATGGCTTTGCGATCCGGCTTTACGACAACGACCAGTCTGGTTATAGCGTCAGGTGCGTGAAAGATTAG
- a CDS encoding tyrosine-type recombinase/integrase — protein sequence MEKVKETYDEKISKVVEYLRKKFSRTDRTFKYYNRHWGRVKSYMDSQNISDLDASVCRDYLLNEFNNRDYSELTKREKEGVSTVNILIEFLETGAVQIKKEQIDLDGPIGVLMTKYLAVKTDQRLNNKTVYTYERHLSRFFNFLKNNHIEAITSVCLLHILKYIKGISPRTLTAARTSIQVLRDFFKYLYAQRILETDFSYMIPRSNYKSQPKVPSTYTKEEVEKLIASIERSSSVGKRDYVIILLAARLGLRASDIANLKFKNILWGQNIIRLVQYKTDKEIELPLLPEIGNAIIDYLKYSRKQPEEPFVFLTVRSPIIPITPVGVESLVQHAFAKASINTKNRRHGPHALRHSLAGRLLERQTLLPVISEVLGHENTESTKFYLRVDLTAMRQCALDVPEVLPSFYNQKGGIFYE from the coding sequence ATGGAAAAAGTAAAAGAAACTTATGATGAAAAAATTTCTAAGGTTGTGGAGTATCTTAGAAAAAAATTCTCGCGTACAGACAGGACGTTTAAGTACTATAACCGCCATTGGGGAAGAGTTAAGAGCTATATGGACTCTCAAAACATAAGCGATTTAGATGCGTCTGTCTGTAGGGATTATCTTCTGAACGAATTTAACAACCGTGACTACAGCGAACTAACTAAAAGAGAGAAAGAAGGAGTAAGCACTGTCAATATTCTTATTGAATTTTTAGAGACAGGTGCAGTCCAAATCAAGAAGGAGCAGATTGATCTCGATGGCCCGATAGGAGTACTCATGACAAAGTACCTTGCTGTCAAAACGGATCAAAGGCTTAACAATAAAACAGTTTATACGTACGAACGCCATCTTTCCCGGTTCTTTAATTTTCTTAAAAATAACCACATAGAGGCTATCACTTCGGTATGTTTACTACACATTCTAAAATATATCAAAGGGATAAGTCCCCGCACTTTAACTGCTGCCCGTACGTCTATCCAAGTTTTACGAGATTTTTTCAAGTATCTGTATGCTCAACGGATACTGGAAACGGATTTTTCGTATATGATCCCGAGGAGCAATTACAAGTCTCAGCCAAAGGTACCATCTACTTACACAAAGGAGGAGGTAGAAAAACTGATAGCATCAATTGAAAGAAGCAGTTCTGTTGGTAAACGTGATTATGTAATCATCCTGCTTGCCGCACGGTTGGGACTCCGAGCCTCTGATATAGCCAATCTTAAATTCAAAAATATATTATGGGGGCAGAACATTATCCGTCTGGTCCAATACAAAACAGATAAGGAGATTGAACTTCCTTTGTTGCCAGAAATTGGGAATGCAATCATCGATTATCTTAAATATAGCAGAAAACAGCCGGAGGAACCTTTTGTTTTCCTTACTGTACGGTCGCCTATTATCCCAATAACACCAGTCGGAGTTGAAAGTCTCGTACAACACGCTTTTGCCAAAGCCAGTATCAACACGAAAAACAGACGACATGGCCCCCATGCCCTTCGTCACAGTCTTGCTGGACGTCTTTTAGAACGGCAAACACTGCTTCCTGTCATCTCTGAGGTGCTTGGCCATGAAAACACAGAATCAACAAAATTTTACCTTCGTGTGGACTTGACTGCCATGAGACAATGTGCGCTGGATGTTCCTGAAGTACTTCCTTCATTTTACAATCAGAAAGGAGGAATTTTCTATGAGTAA
- a CDS encoding alpha-amylase family glycosyl hydrolase, which translates to MKSRILRFSIFLILTALLLISIGCSKKETEPVTPPSPVPTDSSQYETPFAEVPDIPDIIMYEINERAFSTSGDFAGILPRLDSIRALSVNVIWLMPVHPIGVIKTVNSPYCVKNYKEVNPEYGDLEDLRTLVREAHKRKMAVILDWVANHTSWDNPWIQNKSWYTQDGAGNIIIPPGTNWQDVADLNFDNSDMRLEMIKCMKYWLLIANIDGYRCDAADFVPFSFWKQAIDSLKKVPNRKIIMLAEGARSDHFDAGFQMNFGWDFFIKNKNVFKNNQSASGYYQTHQSEYSSIPTGSHKLRFTSNHDECAWDDTPLGLFGGKNASLSAFVISAYMGGVPLIYNGQEVGCPVKLPFFSRSPIDWTTNPDMFKEYKWIMSLHATHPALQTGELEYYPDSNIAAFKRKESDDEVVVIVNTRNAVKNFNIPANIQNTTWQNASSDTTVYLGSQLSLNAFEYLILIK; encoded by the coding sequence ATGAAGTCAAGAATTCTCCGTTTTTCAATATTTCTTATACTCACTGCACTTCTTTTAATATCAATCGGTTGCAGTAAAAAAGAAACCGAACCAGTAACACCGCCAAGTCCAGTTCCGACAGACTCGTCTCAGTATGAGACCCCTTTCGCAGAAGTACCTGATATTCCCGATATCATTATGTATGAAATCAATGAAAGAGCATTCAGTACTTCGGGCGATTTTGCAGGTATCTTGCCACGCCTGGATTCCATTAGGGCTCTGAGTGTGAATGTAATCTGGCTTATGCCGGTTCACCCGATAGGTGTCATCAAAACAGTTAATTCACCCTATTGTGTAAAAAATTATAAGGAAGTTAATCCCGAATATGGCGATCTGGAAGACCTGCGCACATTAGTACGTGAGGCCCATAAACGTAAGATGGCAGTAATACTTGATTGGGTGGCTAATCATACTTCCTGGGACAACCCCTGGATTCAAAATAAATCCTGGTACACACAGGACGGGGCCGGTAACATCATTATTCCGCCTGGCACAAACTGGCAAGATGTTGCAGACCTCAATTTCGACAATTCCGATATGCGTCTGGAGATGATAAAATGCATGAAATATTGGCTCCTGATAGCTAATATTGACGGATACAGATGCGATGCCGCAGATTTTGTACCTTTTTCTTTCTGGAAACAAGCAATAGATTCACTCAAAAAGGTCCCTAACCGAAAAATCATTATGTTGGCAGAGGGTGCCCGTAGCGATCATTTTGATGCTGGCTTTCAAATGAATTTTGGATGGGATTTTTTCATTAAAAACAAAAACGTGTTCAAGAATAATCAGTCAGCAAGTGGTTATTACCAAACGCATCAAAGTGAATACAGCTCAATCCCGACTGGCTCACACAAGCTGCGCTTTACTTCCAACCACGACGAATGTGCCTGGGATGACACACCCTTGGGCTTATTTGGCGGTAAAAACGCTTCATTGTCGGCTTTTGTCATTTCAGCCTATATGGGCGGTGTACCATTGATATATAATGGTCAGGAAGTCGGTTGCCCTGTCAAATTGCCATTCTTCAGTCGCTCACCCATTGATTGGACAACAAATCCCGACATGTTCAAAGAATACAAGTGGATTATGAGCCTTCATGCTACACATCCTGCACTACAAACCGGCGAATTGGAATACTATCCGGATAGCAATATTGCCGCTTTCAAACGCAAGGAATCAGATGATGAAGTTGTCGTTATCGTCAATACACGCAATGCAGTAAAAAACTTTAATATTCCGGCAAATATTCAAAATACGACCTGGCAGAATGCTTCGAGCGATACGACTGTTTATTTGGGTAGTCAATTGAGTTTAAATGCTTTTGAATATCTTATTTTGATAAAATAA
- a CDS encoding ATP-binding protein: MNETILQKMKQMKLRGMAGAFKTSLEDGRNVHLTTDEMISFLIESEWDDRNNRCIERRIRTARFRYKANIEQIDFTIDRNLEKNLMNRFAECTFIEKSENILITGSTGIGKSYIASALGYANKMIMQSEIPVFAINQHINII; this comes from the coding sequence ATGAATGAAACAATTTTGCAAAAAATGAAACAGATGAAGCTGCGCGGCATGGCCGGCGCTTTTAAAACAAGCCTGGAAGATGGCAGGAACGTTCATCTTACAACCGATGAGATGATCTCTTTTTTGATCGAATCGGAATGGGATGATCGCAATAACCGCTGCATTGAACGTCGCATTCGTACTGCCCGCTTCCGATATAAAGCCAATATTGAACAGATCGACTTTACGATAGACCGCAACCTGGAAAAAAATCTGATGAACCGTTTTGCTGAATGCACTTTTATTGAAAAAAGTGAAAATATCCTCATTACGGGAAGCACAGGTATCGGCAAGAGTTATATCGCATCTGCACTCGGTTATGCAAACAAAATGATTATGCAAAGCGAAATTCCTGTTTTTGCTATTAATCAGCACATTAATATCATATAA
- a CDS encoding YCF48-related protein, producing MQKLTVFLISLFTLYNANAQDWQWLNPLPTGNTLYSIYFTNPFTGYAVGYFGTILKTINGGTDWTIQTSGTPQWLTSVYFTDADTGYVVGTYGTILKTTNGGTGWTIQTSGTIFNLNSVYFVDANTGYAVGNHGTIIKTINGGADWAIQSSGISDYLQSIFFTDVNTGYIVGGYEYGSGKILKTTNGGTDWTIQTSVSFDLYSVYFTDTNTGYAVGRYGTIIKTSNGGTDWSGQVSGSLTDLYSVYFKDTNVGYAVGYNGIILKTSNGGINWTIQSSGTSLDLYSVYFTDSNTGYAVVWGGTILKTTNGGNLWTIQSSVTTNHLASVYFTNANTGYAVGEAGTIIKTTDGGTNWINQTSGTDNSLSSVNFADAITGYVVGENGTILKTTNGGADWTLQTLGISNDLCSVYFTDTNTGYAIGRYGTIIKTTNGGTDWTIQTSGTDYDLLSVYFVNANTGYIVGWDSNILKTTNGGTVWTPHISGTASILHSVFFTSVNTGYAVGEEGTILKTINGGIDWILQASGSSCNLFSVYFPDENTGYVVGDDGTILKTTNGGTNWAKQTTNTYNYLLSVFFTDAYTGYAVGFIGTILKTINGGGTGFNESSVAPKYLKTYPNPAKDKIIIEMLVSLGDNHLSIFNVNGQEVIKQKIVETKTHIDISNLPVGVYFVKLQNEKTVEVGKFIKE from the coding sequence ATGCAAAAACTTACTGTTTTTTTAATTTCATTATTTACATTATATAATGCAAATGCACAGGATTGGCAATGGTTAAATCCTTTGCCTACTGGTAATACGTTGTATTCAATATATTTTACAAATCCATTTACAGGTTATGCGGTTGGTTATTTTGGTACTATACTAAAAACCATAAATGGAGGGACAGACTGGACAATTCAGACTTCTGGGACTCCACAATGGTTAACTTCCGTTTATTTTACAGACGCAGATACAGGTTATGTGGTTGGTACTTATGGAACTATATTAAAAACCACAAATGGAGGAACAGGTTGGACAATTCAGACTTCAGGGACAATTTTTAATTTAAATTCTGTTTATTTTGTAGACGCAAATACCGGTTATGCGGTCGGTAATCATGGTACAATAATAAAAACCATAAATGGAGGAGCAGACTGGGCAATCCAGTCTTCGGGAATTTCAGATTATTTACAATCCATTTTTTTTACAGACGTAAATACAGGTTATATTGTAGGTGGGTATGAGTACGGAAGTGGGAAAATACTAAAAACCACAAATGGAGGTACAGACTGGACAATTCAGACTTCTGTGAGTTTTGATTTATATTCAGTATATTTTACAGACACAAATACAGGTTATGCAGTTGGTCGTTATGGTACAATAATAAAGACCTCAAATGGAGGAACAGACTGGTCAGGACAAGTTTCGGGATCTTTAACTGATTTATATTCCGTCTATTTTAAAGATACAAATGTAGGTTATGCAGTCGGGTATAATGGTATAATACTGAAAACCTCAAATGGAGGGATAAACTGGACAATCCAGTCTTCAGGGACTTCACTTGATTTATATTCCGTTTATTTTACAGACTCAAATACAGGATATGCTGTAGTTTGGGGTGGTACAATACTAAAAACGACAAATGGAGGAAATCTTTGGACAATTCAGTCTTCAGTGACTACAAATCATTTAGCATCAGTTTATTTTACAAACGCAAATACAGGTTATGCGGTTGGTGAAGCAGGTACCATAATAAAAACCACTGATGGAGGAACAAACTGGATAAATCAAACTTCGGGCACTGATAATTCTTTGAGTTCTGTTAATTTTGCAGATGCAATTACAGGTTATGTTGTTGGTGAAAATGGTACAATACTAAAAACTACAAATGGAGGAGCAGACTGGACACTTCAAACTTTAGGAATTTCAAATGATTTATGTTCGGTATATTTTACAGACACAAATACAGGTTATGCGATTGGTCGTTATGGTACAATAATAAAGACTACAAATGGAGGAACAGACTGGACAATTCAGACTTCAGGGACTGATTATGATTTACTTTCTGTTTATTTTGTTAATGCAAATACAGGTTATATTGTTGGCTGGGATAGTAATATATTAAAAACCACAAATGGAGGAACAGTCTGGACGCCGCATATTTCGGGGACTGCAAGTATTTTACATTCAGTTTTTTTTACAAGCGTAAATACAGGATATGCTGTTGGTGAAGAGGGTACAATACTAAAAACCATAAATGGAGGAATAGACTGGATATTACAAGCATCGGGATCTTCTTGTAATTTATTTTCAGTTTATTTCCCAGATGAAAATACAGGGTATGTTGTCGGTGATGACGGTACTATTCTAAAAACCACAAATGGTGGAACAAATTGGGCAAAACAAACGACTAACACTTATAACTATTTACTTTCAGTTTTTTTTACAGACGCATATACAGGTTATGCTGTTGGTTTTATTGGTACAATACTAAAAACCATAAATGGAGGGGGAACGGGATTTAATGAATCTTCGGTTGCTCCTAAGTATTTAAAAACTTATCCCAATCCAGCAAAAGATAAAATCATTATTGAGATGTTAGTATCATTAGGGGATAATCACCTTTCTATATTTAATGTTAATGGTCAGGAAGTAATAAAACAAAAGATAGTAGAAACCAAAACGCATATTGATATTAGTAACCTGCCTGTAGGGGTCTATTTTGTAAAACTGCAAAATGAGAAAACCGTTGAGGTGGGGAAATTTATTAAAGAATAA
- a CDS encoding phage integrase SAM-like domain-containing protein — protein sequence MANINPYFRLKNPKFEKPTLIFLVANSNYQKLIYSTGESILTEYWDQKNQRVKQVKDDMAKNQSHKEINKTLTRYLSKTDEILTDFKKLGISPTFEEVRKELDKEFKKNIQTKIDFVSFIETLIKESENGERLTIKGKRISPYTIKGYYTTQNHLKEYHTTTKNPIDFRFIDQKFYVQFVKYFQSNKKSTNTIGKNIKNIKVFMHEALIRGLTDNRQFQEKEFRKPSEDTDQIYLNFDELDKIHKLDLQSKPRLDRVRDIFLIGCYTGLRFSDLAQLRPINIIKDGTQLKVQTQKTDEIVVIPLHPIVKEILTKYIGIPPRVISNQKFNVYLKEIGELAGINDQVEVSITKGGMTVKTTPRKYELITVHTSRRSFATNGFLMNIPTLAIMKITGHRTEKAFLTYIRVSAEENADKLMEHPFFQAHSNLKAI from the coding sequence ATGGCAAACATCAACCCCTATTTCAGATTAAAAAATCCCAAATTTGAAAAACCGACTTTAATTTTCCTTGTCGCAAATTCCAATTATCAGAAGCTCATTTATTCGACAGGTGAAAGTATATTAACTGAATACTGGGATCAGAAAAACCAACGCGTTAAGCAAGTCAAAGACGACATGGCAAAGAACCAGTCACACAAGGAGATAAATAAGACGTTAACAAGGTATCTGTCCAAAACGGATGAAATCTTGACCGACTTTAAAAAATTAGGTATTTCTCCCACCTTTGAGGAGGTACGAAAAGAATTGGATAAAGAATTTAAAAAGAACATACAAACAAAAATAGACTTTGTCAGTTTTATTGAAACGTTAATCAAAGAATCCGAAAACGGTGAAAGATTAACTATTAAAGGAAAAAGGATTAGTCCTTATACTATCAAAGGCTATTACACAACCCAGAACCACCTGAAAGAATACCACACCACGACAAAAAACCCCATTGACTTTAGATTTATTGATCAAAAATTCTATGTTCAATTTGTGAAATACTTTCAGAGTAATAAAAAGTCAACGAACACAATCGGAAAGAACATAAAGAACATAAAGGTTTTCATGCACGAGGCACTCATAAGAGGGCTAACAGATAATAGGCAATTCCAGGAAAAAGAATTTAGAAAACCATCAGAAGACACCGATCAGATTTATTTAAACTTTGACGAACTGGATAAAATTCACAAATTAGACCTCCAGAGTAAACCAAGACTTGACAGGGTTAGAGATATTTTCCTGATCGGTTGTTATACTGGATTGAGATTTTCAGACCTTGCACAACTACGACCGATAAACATTATAAAGGACGGCACTCAGTTAAAAGTCCAAACCCAAAAAACCGATGAAATTGTAGTTATTCCTTTACATCCTATCGTTAAGGAAATACTGACTAAATACATTGGAATCCCTCCGCGGGTAATATCAAACCAGAAATTTAACGTATATCTGAAAGAGATCGGAGAGCTGGCAGGAATTAACGACCAGGTGGAGGTATCAATAACTAAAGGAGGGATGACTGTTAAGACTACACCCCGGAAATATGAACTGATCACAGTACATACATCCAGGCGATCCTTTGCGACAAATGGTTTTTTAATGAACATTCCAACCCTTGCAATAATGAAAATAACAGGACACCGCACCGAAAAGGCATTTTTGACTTATATACGCGTATCTGCGGAGGAAAACGCAGACAAGTTAATGGAACACCCATTTTTTCAAGCTCACTCTAATTTAAAAGCAATCTGA
- a CDS encoding tyrosine-type recombinase/integrase, which produces MIAIFHAADALVAPRRIMNSVIFIVPTLLRLLYGTGLRIGEALSLENKDVNLAENFIIIKDSKNGKQRMVPISESLSVVCQNYINHRKKLPVPQSDDSSFFISLNGSACIRHTFYRYFRIVLKAAGITYIGNGHGPRIHDLRHSFAVASFARMAESGVDLYTSLPVLSTYLGHQSISSTNTYVRLTAEMYPGLLKDVDMVCLNVFPNVENYEAD; this is translated from the coding sequence ATGATAGCGATTTTTCATGCCGCAGATGCGCTTGTCGCACCCAGAAGAATAATGAACTCGGTAATCTTCATTGTACCGACTTTGCTCAGACTTCTATATGGCACTGGTCTTCGTATCGGAGAAGCTTTATCTCTTGAAAACAAGGATGTTAACCTGGCGGAAAACTTCATTATAATTAAAGACTCCAAAAACGGGAAGCAACGTATGGTCCCTATTTCGGAGTCCCTATCGGTTGTATGTCAAAATTATATCAATCACCGGAAAAAGCTTCCCGTACCGCAATCTGATGATAGTTCATTCTTTATATCCCTGAACGGATCCGCATGTATACGACACACCTTCTACAGGTACTTCCGGATTGTACTCAAAGCAGCAGGAATAACTTATATTGGAAATGGTCATGGGCCAAGAATACATGACCTGCGTCATTCATTTGCCGTGGCTTCGTTTGCAAGAATGGCCGAATCCGGCGTTGATCTGTACACTTCATTGCCAGTCCTATCCACGTATCTCGGTCATCAGTCAATAAGCTCAACTAATACTTATGTAAGGCTGACTGCAGAGATGTATCCAGGACTGCTCAAAGACGTTGATATGGTTTGTTTGAATGTGTTTCCTAATGTAGAAAACTATGAAGCCGACTGA